In Pseudomonas fluorescens, one genomic interval encodes:
- the pilO gene encoding type 4a pilus biogenesis protein PilO, giving the protein MKPSEWLQSLRNIDFNDLDTSNIGSWPAAVKTIAGALLAVLVLALGYNFFISDMENQLEAKRQEEDTLKEQFASKAHMAANLELYTQQMKEMETSFGVLLRQLPSDTEVPGLLEDITRTGLGSGLEFEEIKLLPEVTQPFYIELPIQITVTGAYHDLATFVSGVAGLPRIVTLHDFELAPANPDGGTKLRMSILAKTYRYNDKGLDK; this is encoded by the coding sequence ATGAAGCCGTCCGAATGGCTGCAAAGTCTGCGCAACATCGACTTCAACGATCTGGACACCAGCAATATCGGCTCCTGGCCGGCCGCGGTGAAAACTATCGCGGGAGCATTGCTGGCGGTGCTGGTGTTGGCGCTTGGCTATAACTTTTTTATCAGCGACATGGAAAACCAGCTGGAAGCCAAGCGTCAGGAAGAGGACACCTTGAAGGAGCAGTTCGCCAGCAAGGCGCACATGGCTGCCAACCTGGAGCTCTACACCCAGCAGATGAAGGAGATGGAGACCTCCTTCGGCGTGCTCTTGCGGCAGTTGCCCAGCGACACCGAGGTCCCGGGATTGCTCGAGGACATTACCCGTACCGGGCTGGGCAGCGGTCTTGAATTCGAAGAGATCAAGCTGCTGCCGGAGGTGACCCAGCCGTTCTACATCGAGCTGCCGATCCAGATCACTGTCACCGGGGCTTACCACGACCTCGCGACCTTCGTCAGTGGCGTCGCCGGGTTGCCACGGATCGTCACCTTGCACGATTTCGAACTGGCACCGGCCAATCCCGACGGCGGGACGAAGCTGCGCATGAGCATCCTCGCCAAGACCTACCGCTATAACGACAAGGGGTTGGACAAATGA
- the pilQ gene encoding type IV pilus secretin PilQ, translating to MNRIFSTLGFSLWIALLSPMVQAASLKTLDVAALPGDRIELKLSFDSPPPQPKGYTTESPARIALDLPGVASQLTSKTRDLGSGNARTATVVEANDRTRLIISLTQLTSYTSRVEGNNLFVVVGQGAKPAAPRPAAVAPRPVAAPVPAKAYTPVAKTIRGVDFQRGTAGEGNVVIDLSDPTIAPDIQEHDGKIILSFARTQLPDRLRVRLDVKDFATPVQFVNAAATGDRAVITVEPSGTFDYSTYQTDNKLTVSIRPMTVDDLQKRNADRNSYSGEKLSLNFQDIDVRSVLQLIADFTNLNLVASDTVQGGITLRLQNVPWDQALDLVLKTKGLDKRKIGNVLLVAPADEIAARERQELESQKQIAELAPLRRELLQVNYAKAADIAKLFQSVTSAEAKIDERGSITVDERTNNIIAYQTQDRLDELRRIVAQLDIPVRQVMIEARIVEANVDYDKSLGVRWGGSIQNKGNWNTSGVSNGSSTTIGTPGSTSTNSPFVDMGTVGNTSGIGIAFITDNVLLDLELTAMEKTGNGEIVSQPKVVTSDKETAKILKGTEIPYQEASSSGATSVSFKEASLSLEVTPQITPDNRIIMEVKVTKDEPDYLNKVQDVPPIKKNEVNAKVLVNDGETIVIGGVFSNTQSKVVDKVPFLGDVPYLGRLFRRDVVSEKKSELLVFLTPRIMNNQAIAVSR from the coding sequence ATGAACAGGATTTTCTCCACCCTCGGTTTTTCGCTATGGATAGCGCTGCTTTCACCGATGGTTCAGGCGGCCAGCCTCAAGACGCTGGATGTCGCGGCGTTACCGGGTGATCGCATCGAGTTGAAGCTGTCGTTCGACAGCCCGCCACCGCAACCCAAGGGCTACACCACCGAATCGCCGGCGCGAATCGCCCTGGATCTGCCGGGTGTCGCCAGCCAACTGACGAGCAAGACCCGCGATCTGGGCAGCGGTAACGCGCGAACCGCCACAGTGGTGGAAGCCAACGACCGCACGCGCCTGATCATCAGCCTGACGCAACTGACGTCCTACACCTCGCGGGTCGAGGGCAACAATCTGTTCGTGGTGGTCGGGCAGGGCGCCAAGCCTGCTGCGCCACGGCCAGCCGCTGTTGCGCCGCGACCGGTCGCGGCTCCAGTGCCGGCGAAGGCTTATACCCCCGTCGCCAAAACCATTCGTGGTGTCGACTTCCAGCGCGGCACGGCGGGTGAGGGCAACGTGGTCATTGACCTTTCGGATCCGACCATCGCCCCGGACATCCAGGAGCATGACGGCAAGATCATCCTCAGCTTCGCCCGCACGCAATTGCCCGACAGGCTGCGGGTACGCCTCGACGTCAAGGATTTCGCCACCCCGGTGCAGTTCGTCAACGCTGCCGCCACCGGTGATCGTGCGGTCATCACCGTCGAACCCAGCGGCACGTTCGACTATTCCACCTATCAGACCGACAACAAACTGACCGTCAGCATTCGCCCGATGACGGTCGATGATCTGCAAAAACGTAACGCCGATCGCAACAGCTACAGCGGCGAAAAGCTTTCGCTGAATTTCCAGGACATCGACGTGCGCTCGGTGCTGCAACTGATCGCCGATTTCACCAACCTCAATCTGGTGGCCAGCGATACCGTGCAGGGCGGGATCACCTTGCGTCTGCAAAACGTGCCATGGGATCAGGCGCTGGACCTGGTGCTGAAAACCAAGGGGCTGGATAAACGCAAGATCGGCAACGTGTTGCTGGTGGCGCCGGCCGACGAAATCGCCGCCCGCGAACGCCAGGAACTGGAGTCACAGAAACAGATCGCCGAACTTGCGCCGCTGCGCCGCGAGCTGCTGCAAGTGAATTACGCCAAGGCCGCGGATATCGCCAAGCTGTTCCAGTCGGTGACCAGCGCCGAGGCGAAAATCGACGAGCGTGGCTCGATCACTGTCGATGAGCGCACCAACAACATCATTGCCTACCAGACCCAGGATCGCCTCGACGAACTGCGGCGGATCGTGGCGCAACTGGATATTCCGGTGCGTCAGGTGATGATCGAGGCGCGGATTGTCGAAGCCAACGTCGATTACGACAAGAGTCTGGGCGTGCGCTGGGGCGGTTCGATCCAGAACAAGGGCAACTGGAACACCTCGGGGGTCAGCAATGGCTCGTCGACCACCATCGGCACGCCGGGCAGTACCAGTACCAACTCGCCGTTCGTCGACATGGGCACGGTGGGTAATACCTCGGGGATCGGCATCGCCTTCATTACCGACAATGTGCTGCTCGATCTTGAGCTGACCGCCATGGAGAAGACCGGCAACGGTGAGATCGTCTCGCAGCCCAAAGTGGTCACCTCCGACAAAGAGACGGCGAAGATCCTCAAGGGCACCGAGATTCCGTATCAGGAGGCGAGCTCCAGCGGTGCGACGTCGGTGTCGTTCAAGGAGGCTTCGCTGTCGCTGGAAGTGACGCCGCAGATCACCCCCGACAACCGCATCATCATGGAGGTCAAGGTCACCAAGGACGAACCGGACTACCTGAACAAAGTGCAGGATGTACCGCCGATCAAGAAGAACGAGGTCAACGCCAAGGTGCTGGTGAACGACGGCGAGACCATCGTGATTGGGGGCGTTTTCTCAAATACTCAAAGCAAGGTCGTAGATAAGGTGCCATTTCTTGGCGATGTGCCGTATCTTGGCCGCCTTTTCCGGCGTGATGTGGTTTCGGAGAAAAAATCCGAGCTGCTGGTATTTCTCACTCCGCGTATCATGAATAACCAGGCGATTGCTGTGAGTCGTTGA
- a CDS encoding AAA family ATPase, which yields MTSLHADEAFLGHFQLSHDPFAPRVPGFKFFPAQRKPVLGQLHHLARYSQLLLVVTGPQGSGKTLLRQALVASTNKQSVQSVVVSARGAGDAAGVLRQVAQALNVAQAEVGAILDQVVQLALTGQEVYLLVDDAEQLDESALEALMALGAGAPEGRPHVFLFGESSLIAQLEALHLEEERFHVIELQPYTEEETREYLDQRLEGAGRGVELFTADQISEIHESAEGWPGNINQVARDALIEVMIASRSAVKRPSMGFNMPKKHVLAISAVVVVAVAAAWLMPGRNKAPTTGAPANEQAQLPLGQGAKGGAPNVEFAGNTQPMPLPLVGNSQPVMRGPLAEAAGGITEGDDGVPVEGSSATPPTVTTSAPPAGVPAGPAPTPVPVPAAKPTPAPTQVATAKPAPAAPAAKPAPAPAKPVAAAKPAEKPVTVAKAAGGSWYAGQPTSNYVVQILGTSSEATAQNFVKEQGGEYRYFKKVLNGKPLYVITYGNFANRDAAVSAIKALPAKVQAGKPWPRTVASVQQELATTR from the coding sequence ATGACTAGTTTGCATGCCGACGAGGCGTTCCTCGGCCATTTCCAGTTAAGTCACGACCCTTTCGCGCCGCGGGTGCCGGGCTTCAAATTCTTCCCGGCCCAGCGCAAACCGGTGCTGGGGCAATTGCACCACCTGGCGCGTTATAGCCAGTTGCTGCTGGTGGTCACCGGGCCGCAGGGCAGCGGCAAGACCTTGTTGCGTCAGGCGCTGGTAGCCAGCACCAACAAGCAATCGGTGCAAAGCGTTGTCGTGTCGGCCCGTGGAGCTGGCGATGCCGCCGGCGTGCTGCGTCAGGTGGCTCAGGCACTGAACGTGGCTCAGGCCGAAGTTGGCGCGATTCTGGATCAGGTAGTGCAACTCGCGCTTACCGGCCAGGAGGTCTATCTGCTGGTGGATGACGCCGAGCAGCTCGACGAATCCGCCCTCGAAGCGCTGATGGCGCTGGGTGCCGGGGCACCGGAAGGTCGCCCGCATGTGTTCCTGTTCGGTGAGTCGTCGCTGATCGCGCAACTGGAGGCCTTGCACCTCGAGGAAGAGCGCTTCCACGTCATCGAACTGCAGCCGTATACCGAAGAAGAGACCCGCGAATATCTCGACCAACGGCTGGAAGGTGCGGGCCGGGGTGTCGAACTTTTCACCGCGGATCAGATCTCTGAGATTCACGAAAGCGCCGAGGGTTGGCCTGGCAACATCAACCAGGTCGCTCGCGATGCACTGATCGAAGTCATGATTGCCAGCCGCTCTGCGGTCAAGCGTCCAAGTATGGGGTTCAACATGCCGAAGAAACACGTATTGGCGATATCCGCCGTCGTTGTGGTCGCGGTCGCCGCCGCCTGGCTGATGCCGGGTCGCAACAAGGCGCCAACCACCGGCGCACCCGCCAACGAACAGGCACAACTGCCATTGGGTCAGGGCGCCAAGGGTGGCGCACCGAATGTCGAGTTCGCCGGCAATACCCAGCCGATGCCGCTGCCGCTGGTCGGCAACTCGCAACCGGTGATGCGCGGCCCGTTGGCTGAAGCCGCAGGCGGCATCACTGAAGGTGACGACGGCGTGCCGGTCGAAGGCTCCAGCGCAACGCCGCCGACCGTCACCACTTCCGCACCACCGGCAGGTGTTCCGGCCGGCCCGGCTCCGACGCCAGTACCTGTTCCGGCGGCCAAGCCGACCCCGGCACCGACTCAGGTCGCCACCGCCAAGCCTGCTCCGGCAGCGCCAGCGGCCAAACCGGCTCCGGCTCCGGCCAAGCCTGTTGCGGCTGCCAAACCGGCCGAGAAGCCGGTTACCGTGGCCAAGGCTGCCGGTGGCAGCTGGTACGCCGGTCAGCCGACCAGCAACTACGTGGTGCAGATCCTTGGCACCAGCTCCGAAGCGACCGCGCAAAACTTCGTCAAGGAGCAGGGCGGCGAGTACCGTTATTTCAAGAAAGTCCTCAACGGCAAGCCTCTCTACGTGATCACCTACGGCAACTTCGCCAATCGTGATGCAGCCGTTTCTGCCATCAAGGCCTTGCCAGCGAAGGTTCAGGCTGGTAAACCTTGGCCTCGCACTGTCGCCAGCGTCCAACAGGAACTGGCAACAACTCGCTGA
- a CDS encoding pilus assembly protein PilP yields MTPIRYFALSVLVLGLSGCGSSDEFSDLDAYMNEVRLRPAGKIEPTPTFHSYPTFTYSAANLRSPFSRQVRVDLAGQQRGSRNVKPDPNRVKQYLEGFNIEQFEMVGTISNASGSFALLRGAGAVHRLKVGDYLGRNDGRIVAISATQVDVVEIVPDGEGAWLERPRTIPLKEHS; encoded by the coding sequence ATGACCCCGATCCGTTATTTCGCCCTGTCAGTGCTGGTGCTCGGCCTCAGTGGTTGCGGCAGCAGTGACGAATTCAGCGACCTCGACGCCTACATGAACGAAGTGCGTCTGCGCCCGGCCGGCAAGATCGAGCCGACGCCGACCTTTCATTCCTATCCCACCTTTACCTACAGCGCGGCCAACCTGCGTAGCCCGTTCTCGCGCCAGGTGCGCGTCGATCTGGCCGGGCAGCAGCGTGGCTCGCGCAACGTCAAACCCGACCCCAACCGGGTCAAGCAATACCTCGAAGGTTTCAACATCGAGCAGTTTGAAATGGTCGGCACGATCTCCAATGCCAGCGGCTCCTTCGCCTTGCTGCGCGGGGCGGGTGCAGTGCATCGGTTGAAAGTCGGCGACTACCTGGGGCGCAACGACGGGCGCATTGTCGCCATCAGCGCCACTCAGGTCGATGTGGTCGAGATCGTGCCCGACGGCGAAGGCGCCTGGCTGGAACGTCCGCGCACCATTCCTTTGAAAGAGCACTCATAG
- the aroB gene encoding 3-dehydroquinate synthase → MQTLKVDLGERSYPIHIGEGLLDQPELLAPHIHGRQVAIISNETVAPLYLERLTRSLAQFSVISVVLPDGEAFKNWETLQLIFDGLLTARHDRRTTIIALGGGVIGDMAGFAAACYQRGVDFIQIPTTLLSQVDSSVGGKTGINHPLGKNMVGAFYQPNVVLIDTASLKTLPERELSAGLAEVIKYGLICDEPFLTWLEDNVDALRALDQKALTYAIERSCAAKAAVVGADEKETGVRATLNLGHTFGHAIETHMGYGVWLHGEAVAAGTVMALEMSARLGWISEQERDRGIRLFQRAGLPVIPPEEMTEADFLEHMAIDKKVIDGRLRLVLLRRMGEAVVTADYPKEVLQATLGADYRALAQLKG, encoded by the coding sequence ATGCAGACACTCAAGGTCGATCTAGGCGAGCGCAGCTACCCGATTCATATTGGCGAAGGTTTGTTGGATCAGCCCGAGTTGCTGGCGCCGCATATCCATGGGCGGCAAGTGGCAATCATCTCCAACGAGACCGTTGCGCCGCTCTATCTCGAACGTCTGACCCGCAGTCTTGCGCAGTTCTCGGTGATCTCGGTGGTGCTGCCGGACGGCGAAGCCTTCAAGAACTGGGAAACCCTGCAACTGATCTTCGACGGCCTGCTGACTGCCCGTCACGACCGCCGCACCACAATCATCGCCCTCGGTGGTGGTGTCATCGGTGACATGGCCGGTTTTGCCGCCGCCTGCTACCAGCGCGGTGTCGATTTCATCCAGATTCCTACCACGCTGCTGTCCCAGGTCGATTCGTCGGTGGGCGGCAAGACCGGTATCAACCATCCGCTGGGCAAGAACATGGTCGGCGCGTTCTATCAGCCGAACGTGGTGCTGATCGATACCGCGTCCCTGAAAACCCTGCCAGAGCGTGAGCTGTCCGCTGGTCTGGCTGAAGTCATCAAGTACGGTCTGATCTGCGACGAGCCGTTCCTGACCTGGCTTGAAGACAACGTCGACGCTCTGCGCGCGCTGGATCAGAAGGCCCTGACCTATGCCATCGAGCGCTCCTGCGCGGCCAAGGCTGCAGTGGTCGGTGCCGATGAGAAGGAAACCGGCGTGCGCGCCACGCTCAATCTCGGCCACACCTTCGGCCACGCCATCGAGACCCACATGGGCTATGGTGTCTGGTTGCATGGTGAGGCGGTGGCCGCTGGCACCGTGATGGCGCTGGAAATGTCCGCGCGTCTGGGCTGGATCAGCGAGCAGGAACGTGATCGCGGCATTCGTCTGTTCCAGCGTGCCGGTCTGCCGGTGATTCCGCCGGAAGAAATGACCGAAGCCGATTTTCTCGAACATATGGCAATTGATAAAAAAGTGATCGACGGTCGTCTGCGCCTGGTGCTGCTGCGCCGGATGGGCGAAGCGGTGGTGACCGCCGATTATCCGAAAGAGGTTCTACAGGCCACGCTGGGAGCGGATTACCGCGCTCTGGCTCAGCTTAAAGGTTAA
- a CDS encoding PilN domain-containing protein, which translates to MARINLLPWREERREERRKRFLLILIGVFVGSVGAVFIADQIFSTAIERQAARNDYIGKQIAVVDERIKQISELKARRQQLVERMRIIQDLQGNRQISGRIFDQLARTLPDGVYFTSVKLLGKTLSISGAAESNNRVSELMRNLDASDWFDAPSLNEVKATTAGQVDQANVFQLTVRQTQPAVTEGEK; encoded by the coding sequence ATGGCGCGGATCAACCTTCTCCCCTGGCGTGAGGAACGTCGCGAAGAGCGGCGCAAACGCTTTCTGCTGATCCTGATCGGGGTGTTCGTCGGTTCGGTGGGCGCAGTGTTCATCGCCGATCAGATCTTCAGTACCGCCATCGAGCGGCAGGCAGCACGCAATGACTACATTGGCAAACAGATCGCCGTGGTCGACGAACGGATCAAGCAGATCAGCGAACTCAAGGCACGGCGCCAGCAACTGGTCGAGCGCATGCGCATCATCCAGGACTTGCAGGGCAACCGGCAGATCAGCGGACGGATCTTCGACCAACTGGCGCGCACGCTGCCGGACGGGGTGTATTTCACCAGCGTGAAATTGCTCGGCAAGACGCTGTCGATCAGTGGCGCGGCGGAGTCGAACAATCGCGTCTCGGAGCTGATGCGCAATCTGGACGCTTCCGACTGGTTCGATGCGCCCAGCTTGAACGAGGTGAAAGCGACGACCGCCGGTCAGGTGGATCAGGCCAACGTCTTTCAGCTGACTGTGCGTCAGACCCAGCCAGCCGTGACGGAGGGCGAAAAATGA
- the aroK gene encoding shikimate kinase AroK translates to MRNLILVGPMGAGKSTIGRLLAKELRLPFKDSDKEIELRTGANIPWIFDKEGEPGFRDREQAMIAELCAFDGVVLATGGGAVMRDANRKALHAGGRVVYLHASVEQQVGRTSRDRNRPLLRTADPAKTLRDLLEIRDPLYREIADLVVETDERPPRMVVLDILDRLAQLPPR, encoded by the coding sequence GTGCGAAATTTGATTCTTGTAGGACCGATGGGCGCTGGAAAAAGCACCATCGGCCGGTTGCTGGCCAAAGAGCTGCGCCTGCCGTTCAAAGATTCCGACAAGGAAATTGAACTGCGCACGGGCGCCAATATCCCGTGGATCTTCGACAAGGAAGGCGAGCCCGGCTTTCGTGACCGTGAGCAGGCGATGATCGCCGAGCTGTGCGCGTTCGACGGCGTGGTACTGGCGACCGGCGGCGGTGCGGTAATGCGCGATGCCAACCGCAAGGCCCTGCACGCGGGCGGGCGGGTGGTGTATCTGCATGCCTCCGTCGAGCAGCAGGTCGGGCGTACGTCGCGCGATCGCAATCGTCCTTTGCTGCGCACCGCCGATCCGGCGAAAACCCTGCGAGACCTGCTCGAGATCCGCGATCCGCTCTATCGAGAGATCGCCGATCTGGTGGTTGAAACCGACGAACGGCCACCGCGCATGGTGGTGCTCGACATTCTCGACCGTCTGGCGCAGCTGCCACCCCGTTAA